The following coding sequences lie in one Myxococcus xanthus genomic window:
- a CDS encoding sigma-54 interaction domain-containing protein — MAPSNEEDPALDPTLTLSRARQGRVRLKLMVLSGPESGQSHALTKPEYVLGKAPTCDIVLTDKTISREHLKLTVHDEHVVATDLGSRNGSSCDGRRFTELELHPGTVITLGTTELKLVPEETAKRTLLLSSRDRFGALVGNSRRMREVFTLLERLSPGGADVLIQGETGTGKDLCAEAIHQASRRASGPFVIVDLAGVAPSLIESELFGHVKGAFTNAQSDRAGAFERAHNGTVFLDEVGELPLELQPRLLRVLERRQVKRVGANDYVTVNMRVVTATHRDLEDAVRQGKFRRDLYHRLAVLRVTMPSLRERPEDIPLLIDTMLEQTGRPPSALSDQTRALLTQYPWPGNVRELRNVVEQVVNLGEEALPELESADSERGHSAADLDLPFKEAKERLVEGFERDYLRNLLERCEGNISRASREADIDRVYLRKLLKKHGIEPNGGL, encoded by the coding sequence GTGGCCCCGTCGAACGAAGAGGATCCCGCGCTGGACCCGACGCTGACGCTGAGCCGCGCGCGGCAAGGCCGGGTCCGGCTGAAGTTGATGGTGCTGTCCGGCCCCGAGTCCGGCCAGAGCCATGCGCTCACCAAGCCCGAATACGTGCTGGGCAAGGCCCCCACGTGCGACATCGTCCTCACCGACAAGACGATTTCCCGCGAGCACCTCAAGCTGACGGTCCACGACGAGCACGTGGTGGCCACCGACCTGGGCTCACGCAACGGCTCCTCGTGTGACGGCCGCCGCTTCACTGAGTTGGAGCTGCACCCGGGCACCGTCATCACCCTGGGCACCACCGAGCTGAAACTGGTGCCGGAGGAGACGGCGAAGCGCACGCTCCTGCTCTCCAGCCGCGACCGCTTCGGCGCGCTGGTGGGCAACAGCCGCCGCATGCGCGAGGTGTTCACCCTGCTGGAGCGCCTGTCCCCGGGCGGCGCGGACGTGCTCATCCAGGGCGAGACGGGCACCGGCAAGGACCTGTGCGCCGAAGCCATCCACCAGGCCAGCCGCCGCGCCAGTGGGCCCTTCGTCATCGTGGACCTGGCGGGCGTGGCCCCCTCGCTCATCGAGTCCGAGTTGTTCGGCCACGTGAAGGGCGCCTTCACCAACGCCCAGAGCGACCGCGCCGGCGCCTTCGAGCGCGCCCACAACGGCACCGTCTTCCTGGACGAAGTCGGCGAGCTGCCGCTGGAGCTCCAGCCCCGCCTGCTGCGTGTGCTGGAGCGCCGCCAGGTGAAGCGCGTGGGCGCCAATGACTACGTCACCGTCAACATGCGCGTGGTGACGGCCACCCACCGGGATTTGGAGGACGCCGTGCGGCAGGGGAAGTTCCGCCGCGACCTCTACCACCGGCTCGCCGTGCTCCGCGTGACGATGCCCTCCCTGCGCGAGCGCCCCGAGGACATCCCCCTGCTCATCGACACCATGCTCGAGCAGACGGGCCGCCCGCCCAGCGCCCTGTCGGACCAGACGCGCGCGCTGCTCACCCAGTACCCCTGGCCCGGCAACGTGCGCGAGCTGCGCAACGTGGTGGAACAGGTGGTGAACCTGGGCGAGGAGGCCCTCCCGGAGCTCGAGTCCGCCGACAGCGAGCGGGGCCACAGCGCGGCCGACCTGGACCTGCCCTTCAAGGAGGCCAAGGAGCGGCTCGTGGAAGGCTTCGAGCGCGACTACCTCCGCAACCTCCTGGAGCGCTGCGAGGGGAACATCTCCCGCGCCTCCCGCGAGGCCGACATCGACCGCGTCTACCTCCGCAAGCTCCTGAAAAAGCACGGTATCGAACCGAACGGCGGCCTCTGA
- a CDS encoding MXAN_0125 family MYXO-CTERM protein gives MQGMLVRARRMTAGLVGAGVLVLGLSGIARAESEPCACSTSNQSVVSEVPCLIFRASVSCGLSNVRNACAQTVTLVDWPLSSCPDSVCTQALAPRGEAGFIFGREEFERERFVEQAYTVRVDGVDQRLAISAEVTCRDVRDSDGCAAAPGALGAAGGALLVGAVARRRRGA, from the coding sequence ATGCAAGGAATGCTTGTTCGCGCCCGGCGCATGACGGCCGGGTTGGTCGGCGCCGGTGTGCTGGTACTGGGACTGTCGGGAATCGCCCGGGCGGAGTCGGAGCCGTGCGCGTGCTCCACATCGAACCAGAGCGTCGTCTCCGAGGTGCCGTGCCTCATTTTCCGCGCGTCCGTCAGCTGCGGACTGAGCAACGTGCGCAACGCCTGTGCGCAGACGGTGACGCTGGTCGACTGGCCGTTGTCGAGCTGTCCGGACAGCGTGTGCACCCAGGCGCTCGCGCCACGTGGAGAGGCGGGCTTCATCTTCGGCAGGGAGGAGTTCGAGAGAGAGCGCTTCGTCGAACAGGCCTACACGGTGCGCGTGGACGGCGTGGACCAGCGGCTCGCCATCAGCGCGGAGGTGACGTGCAGGGACGTCCGCGACTCCGATGGCTGTGCAGCGGCGCCGGGTGCGCTGGGCGCTGCGGGGGGGGCGCTGCTGGTGGGCGCGGTGGCTCGCCGGCGCCGTGGAGCTTGA
- a CDS encoding double-CXXCG motif protein has translation MTRFFWLGEDATVASNQGGYIDAWHKWGLPGVHCPMCGATWSDVGHDYACVDLSHLPEREMFERPRPEPLPEFARLRELVRPLAPPHAALPPGTGFGPLTGKGTGRFGLIAWVEQLLLLVQPDVLERLQGEGVEGLVGCRTELTFRQKNPPAFLELQIEPLGRLHPDCIPPEVPPPCGTCGRHGFTRPEAPILDAASIPSGVDLFRVGNFATMVVGTERFMEAVRRQKLDGITFRELPTR, from the coding sequence ATGACACGGTTCTTCTGGCTAGGCGAGGACGCGACGGTCGCATCGAACCAGGGCGGCTACATCGATGCGTGGCACAAGTGGGGCCTCCCAGGAGTGCACTGCCCCATGTGCGGCGCCACGTGGAGTGATGTGGGGCACGACTATGCCTGCGTCGACCTGTCCCACCTTCCCGAACGCGAGATGTTCGAGCGACCTCGCCCGGAGCCGCTCCCGGAGTTCGCACGACTCCGAGAGCTGGTGCGCCCTCTGGCACCTCCGCATGCGGCCCTTCCCCCTGGAACAGGCTTCGGTCCATTGACGGGCAAGGGCACGGGACGTTTCGGCCTCATCGCCTGGGTCGAGCAACTGCTGCTGCTGGTCCAGCCCGATGTGTTGGAGCGCCTTCAAGGGGAAGGCGTCGAAGGACTGGTGGGTTGCCGGACGGAGCTGACGTTCCGTCAGAAGAACCCACCCGCGTTCCTGGAGCTCCAGATTGAACCTCTGGGCCGCCTGCATCCCGACTGCATCCCCCCCGAGGTACCGCCTCCATGCGGGACATGCGGCCGGCATGGCTTCACGCGCCCGGAAGCGCCCATCCTGGATGCCGCCTCGATCCCCTCGGGAGTCGACCTGTTCCGGGTCGGCAACTTCGCGACCATGGTCGTTGGGACCGAGCGATTCATGGAGGCCGTGCGGCGACAGAAGCTCGACGGCATCACCTTCCGCGAGCTGCCCACCCGTTGA
- a CDS encoding protein kinase domain-containing protein: MSMKDSDRGRAGTGNREDDAFGTGPGSRRDDAPPVPQVGRYFLLKRLGQGGMGVVYAAYDPDLDRKVALKLLHADSRTDSEEARARLLREAQAMARVSHPNVIPIFDVDVWGDRVFLAMELVDGGTLASWVKEGQRSWREVLESFLAAGRGLQAAHEAGLVHRDFKPANVLVSKAGRVFVTDFGLARPVGTLPKEEPLSEDSEAFIPSERRMLDTPLTEAGLIIGTPSYMSPEQFRGDDLDPRSDQFSFCVALYWALYRQRPFEPAKMEAYASSRKPQVQPVVEATEPLHVTAPLEREAPKPLPPPVLIQEPPRDVKVPAWVKQAMMRGLSLDPSARFASMTELLGALSQEHRFTKRRRWVAGASTVAAGVALVGGVLYQQSQVCAAAGARMDDVWSPAARQQVEAAFLATGKPFAQELAGKVSQVLDGYASAWKQQSTEACEATHVHGVQTEELLTRRTVCLARRHKDVRATVALLSSADAALVEKSVDAVHALPSLHECEDEESLAEQQRLPSDAAKRADIEQLEEQLAGVKALVDAGRYPKALETARALEAPVLATGHLPLTAELRFHLGWLQEQNGQSPEAAKQLFHAVRDAEAGRADRLKVAILNKLLYVEDGQQHFTQASDWGQLAHATLQRLGGEPVLEADVRMNQANLAVSQERFEDARTLLEQAKALQARALPLGHPKRARTTFLLGGVMLDLEQPEKAVELLEEALTLTEAAVGPWHPDMAQRHGMLSLTLRELKQDAKALKHAQAAAQVRKATRGETSVLYAEALDEVGMCLHAMKRYDEALKAYEEALFIKRAALPADDERLQYSYDGVGQALLELGKANESVAPLRQAVSFVSAPPDVLAESGFALARALWMTQQPPAARGEAAQARARFTEAGMEARVADVDAWLSTLPPEPAPRPAGRKPRR; this comes from the coding sequence ATGAGCATGAAAGACAGCGACAGAGGACGCGCAGGCACGGGCAATCGCGAGGATGACGCCTTCGGCACCGGCCCTGGGTCGCGGCGCGACGACGCTCCACCCGTTCCCCAAGTAGGGCGCTACTTCCTCCTCAAGCGCCTGGGACAAGGCGGCATGGGCGTGGTGTACGCGGCCTATGACCCGGACCTGGACCGCAAGGTGGCCCTCAAGCTGCTGCACGCGGACTCGCGCACGGACTCCGAGGAGGCCCGGGCGCGGCTGCTGCGCGAGGCGCAGGCCATGGCGCGCGTCTCGCATCCCAACGTCATCCCCATCTTCGACGTGGACGTGTGGGGTGACCGCGTCTTCCTCGCCATGGAGCTGGTGGACGGCGGCACCCTGGCCTCGTGGGTGAAGGAGGGACAGCGCTCCTGGCGCGAGGTGCTGGAGTCCTTCCTCGCCGCGGGCCGGGGGCTCCAGGCCGCACACGAAGCCGGGCTGGTGCACCGCGACTTCAAACCCGCCAACGTACTGGTGAGCAAGGCAGGCCGCGTCTTCGTCACCGACTTCGGCCTGGCGCGGCCGGTGGGCACGCTTCCCAAGGAGGAGCCCCTCTCCGAGGACTCAGAGGCCTTCATTCCCTCCGAGCGGCGCATGCTGGACACGCCCCTCACGGAGGCGGGCCTCATCATCGGCACGCCCAGCTACATGTCCCCGGAGCAGTTCCGTGGAGATGACCTGGACCCGCGCTCGGACCAGTTCAGCTTCTGCGTCGCGCTGTACTGGGCGCTCTACCGTCAGCGGCCCTTCGAGCCCGCGAAGATGGAGGCGTATGCCTCTTCGCGGAAGCCCCAGGTCCAGCCCGTGGTCGAGGCCACCGAGCCACTGCACGTGACGGCCCCCCTGGAGCGCGAGGCCCCCAAGCCCCTGCCGCCGCCCGTCCTCATCCAGGAGCCGCCGCGCGACGTGAAGGTCCCCGCCTGGGTGAAGCAGGCGATGATGCGCGGACTGTCGCTGGACCCGTCCGCGCGCTTCGCGTCCATGACGGAGCTGCTGGGCGCCCTGTCGCAGGAGCATCGCTTCACGAAGCGGCGGCGCTGGGTGGCGGGCGCGAGCACCGTGGCGGCGGGCGTGGCCCTGGTGGGCGGCGTCCTCTACCAGCAGTCACAGGTCTGCGCGGCAGCGGGCGCGCGCATGGATGACGTCTGGAGCCCGGCGGCGCGGCAGCAAGTGGAGGCGGCCTTCCTCGCTACCGGCAAGCCCTTCGCGCAGGAGCTGGCCGGCAAGGTGTCCCAGGTGCTGGACGGCTACGCGAGCGCGTGGAAGCAGCAGAGCACCGAGGCCTGCGAGGCCACCCACGTCCACGGCGTGCAGACGGAGGAGCTGCTGACGCGGCGGACAGTGTGTCTGGCGCGGCGGCACAAGGATGTGCGCGCCACGGTGGCGCTCCTGTCCAGCGCGGACGCGGCGCTGGTGGAGAAGTCGGTGGACGCAGTCCACGCCCTGCCCTCGCTGCACGAATGCGAGGACGAGGAGTCCCTGGCCGAACAGCAGCGGCTGCCCTCGGACGCGGCGAAGCGCGCCGACATCGAGCAGTTGGAGGAGCAGCTCGCGGGCGTGAAGGCGCTGGTGGACGCGGGCCGCTATCCGAAAGCCTTGGAGACGGCGCGGGCGCTGGAGGCACCGGTGCTGGCCACCGGCCACCTGCCGCTCACAGCCGAGCTGCGCTTCCACCTGGGCTGGCTCCAGGAGCAGAACGGCCAGTCCCCCGAGGCCGCGAAGCAGCTCTTCCACGCCGTGCGCGACGCCGAGGCGGGACGGGCGGACCGGCTGAAGGTCGCCATCCTCAACAAGCTGCTCTACGTCGAGGACGGTCAGCAGCACTTCACCCAGGCCTCGGATTGGGGCCAGCTGGCACACGCCACTCTCCAGCGCCTGGGCGGCGAGCCCGTGCTGGAAGCCGACGTGCGGATGAACCAGGCCAACCTCGCGGTGTCACAGGAGCGCTTCGAGGACGCGCGCACGCTGCTGGAGCAGGCCAAGGCGCTCCAGGCCCGCGCCCTGCCCCTGGGCCACCCCAAGCGCGCGCGGACCACCTTCCTGCTGGGCGGCGTGATGCTGGACCTGGAACAGCCCGAGAAGGCGGTGGAGCTACTGGAGGAAGCGCTGACGCTGACGGAGGCCGCGGTGGGCCCCTGGCATCCGGACATGGCCCAGCGCCACGGCATGCTGTCGCTGACGCTGCGCGAGCTGAAGCAGGACGCCAAGGCCCTGAAGCACGCGCAGGCGGCGGCCCAGGTCCGCAAGGCCACGCGGGGCGAGACGAGCGTCCTGTACGCGGAGGCCCTGGACGAGGTGGGCATGTGCCTGCACGCGATGAAGCGCTACGACGAGGCGCTGAAGGCCTACGAAGAGGCGCTCTTCATCAAGCGCGCGGCGCTGCCCGCCGACGACGAGCGGCTCCAGTACTCCTACGACGGCGTGGGCCAGGCCCTGCTGGAGCTGGGCAAGGCGAACGAGTCGGTGGCGCCGCTGCGGCAGGCCGTCTCCTTCGTGTCGGCCCCGCCCGACGTGCTGGCCGAGTCCGGCTTCGCCCTGGCTCGCGCCCTGTGGATGACGCAGCAGCCCCCGGCGGCGCGCGGGGAGGCGGCCCAGGCCCGGGCGCGCTTCACCGAGGCCGGCATGGAGGCGCGGGTGGCGGACGTGGACGCCTGGCTCTCGACGCTGCCGCCCGAGCCTGCCCCCCGGCCCGCGGGTCGCAAGCCTCGGCGGTGA
- a CDS encoding CoA-acylating methylmalonate-semialdehyde dehydrogenase, with translation MAGHFFTPDTWGVCVSFIQLPRSVVSCRNLVGGSWQVPPGAAHLDVRSPYTGTVIGRVPLTPASGVAQAVEAAKAAASSWKDTPLRERTQYLYRFRQLLERDLDSLAQLAASEAGKTVAEARAGLLKGMEVCDFALSLQNLDTGAHLEVSRGVSCEYRREPLGVVAGITPFNFPAMVPMWMFPIAVTLGNAFILKPSEKVPLTACALGELMCEAGYPAGVFSVVHGGKEAVDALVAHPDVQAVGFVGSSAVARHLYAEGCKRGKRVLALGSAKNHLIVVPDADPELTPQAVVDSFTGCAGQRCMAASVLLAVGNVESILQEVVRRAAKLEVGPDMGALIDRGSLDRLETALARAEAEGARVLLDGRGRKPQGEPWAGGNWLGPTLLDGVRPEMEAARRELFGPVLSIVRVPTLSAALAVENASPYGNAASIFTTNGGVAQTVVEGVRAGMVGVNVGVPVPREPFSFGGTGDSRFGHGDITGPSSLDFWTQVKKVTRKWSARSDGSWMS, from the coding sequence ATGGCAGGCCATTTCTTCACGCCAGACACCTGGGGGGTGTGCGTGTCCTTCATCCAGCTTCCGCGGAGCGTTGTCTCGTGCCGTAACCTCGTTGGAGGAAGCTGGCAGGTGCCGCCCGGTGCGGCGCACCTCGATGTCCGGAGCCCTTACACGGGCACCGTCATTGGCAGGGTTCCCCTCACGCCCGCATCGGGAGTCGCCCAGGCGGTGGAGGCCGCGAAGGCAGCGGCCTCTTCCTGGAAGGACACCCCGCTGCGGGAGCGCACGCAGTACCTGTACCGCTTCCGTCAGCTCCTCGAGCGGGATTTGGACTCCCTGGCCCAGCTGGCCGCAAGCGAGGCGGGGAAGACGGTGGCGGAGGCCCGCGCGGGCCTGCTCAAGGGCATGGAGGTCTGCGACTTCGCTTTGTCCCTCCAGAACCTCGACACGGGCGCGCACCTGGAAGTCAGCCGCGGCGTCTCGTGTGAGTACCGCCGCGAGCCGCTGGGCGTGGTCGCCGGAATCACACCCTTCAACTTCCCGGCGATGGTGCCGATGTGGATGTTCCCCATCGCCGTCACGCTGGGCAACGCCTTCATCCTCAAGCCGTCGGAAAAGGTGCCGCTGACCGCGTGCGCGCTGGGCGAGCTCATGTGCGAGGCGGGCTACCCCGCGGGTGTCTTCTCCGTCGTGCACGGCGGCAAGGAGGCGGTGGACGCGCTGGTGGCGCATCCGGACGTGCAGGCGGTGGGCTTCGTCGGCTCGTCCGCGGTGGCGCGCCACCTGTACGCGGAGGGTTGCAAGCGCGGCAAGCGCGTGCTGGCGCTGGGCAGCGCGAAGAACCACCTCATCGTCGTGCCGGACGCGGACCCGGAGCTGACGCCGCAGGCGGTGGTGGACTCGTTCACCGGCTGCGCGGGCCAGCGTTGCATGGCGGCCAGCGTGCTGCTCGCGGTGGGCAACGTGGAGTCCATTCTCCAGGAAGTCGTCCGCCGCGCGGCGAAGCTGGAGGTGGGCCCCGACATGGGCGCCCTCATCGACCGGGGCTCGTTGGACCGCCTGGAGACGGCCCTTGCTCGCGCCGAGGCCGAGGGCGCGCGGGTGCTGCTGGACGGCCGTGGACGCAAGCCGCAGGGCGAGCCGTGGGCCGGTGGCAACTGGCTGGGCCCCACGCTGCTGGACGGCGTGCGCCCGGAGATGGAGGCCGCGCGGCGCGAGCTGTTCGGCCCGGTGCTCTCCATCGTCCGGGTGCCCACGCTGTCCGCGGCGCTGGCGGTGGAGAATGCGTCGCCCTACGGCAACGCGGCGTCCATCTTCACCACGAACGGTGGGGTGGCGCAGACGGTGGTGGAGGGCGTGCGTGCCGGCATGGTGGGCGTCAACGTGGGCGTCCCTGTTCCGCGTGAGCCGTTCTCCTTCGGTGGCACGGGCGATTCGCGCTTCGGGCACGGGGACATCACCGGGCCGTCCAGCCTCGACTTCTGGACGCAGGTGAAGAAGGTCACCCGCAAGTGGTCGGCCCGGTCCGACGGCTCGTGGATGAGCTGA
- a CDS encoding DUF1688 family protein, translating to MSDSALARSDLSPAVAWLRTPSAIRERCHQLLDLGLAGKLEHFRVEPSRLPIVVDTVLHVTREHYPTLDVPLHSRWRHFDVGGVARLAELEARLKDASLQERARAKLDLVVVSVLLDAGSGPQWRYQEAGGKTWARSEGLAVASFRMFMEGRFSSDPDRPLRVDAEALGRLTREALAQGMQVTDTNPVDGLEGRLHLLHGLAKVLPRPGALLDIITAQQRSVRAAELLGLVLEVLGPIWPGRVMVDAVNLGDVWPHPALGSVESLEALVPFHKLSQWMTYSLVEPLSDAGVVVTELDGLTGLPEYRNGGLLVDLGVLSPREPRLFTQSFHPGDEPIVEWRALTVALLDRVAALVRGRLGLSAEELPLGKVLQGGTWTAGRRVAAERRPGGGPPIRVDSDGTVF from the coding sequence ATGTCTGATTCCGCATTGGCCAGGTCGGACCTCTCTCCCGCGGTGGCGTGGCTGCGCACGCCGTCCGCCATCCGGGAGCGGTGCCACCAGCTGTTGGACCTGGGGCTGGCGGGCAAGCTGGAGCACTTCCGTGTCGAGCCGTCGCGGCTGCCCATCGTCGTGGACACGGTGCTGCACGTGACGCGCGAGCACTACCCCACGCTGGACGTGCCGCTGCACAGCCGCTGGCGCCACTTCGACGTGGGCGGCGTGGCCCGGCTGGCGGAGCTGGAGGCGCGGCTGAAGGACGCCTCTCTCCAAGAGCGGGCGCGCGCGAAGCTGGACCTGGTGGTGGTGAGCGTACTGCTGGACGCGGGCAGTGGTCCGCAGTGGCGCTACCAGGAGGCCGGCGGGAAGACGTGGGCGCGCTCCGAGGGACTGGCCGTGGCCAGCTTCCGCATGTTCATGGAGGGGCGCTTCTCATCGGACCCGGACCGGCCGCTGCGCGTGGACGCGGAGGCGCTGGGCCGGCTCACGCGTGAGGCGCTCGCGCAGGGCATGCAGGTGACGGACACCAACCCGGTGGATGGCTTGGAGGGCCGGCTGCACCTGCTGCACGGGCTGGCGAAGGTGCTGCCTCGGCCGGGCGCGTTGCTGGACATCATCACGGCGCAGCAGCGCAGCGTGCGCGCCGCGGAGCTGCTGGGGCTGGTGCTGGAGGTGCTGGGCCCCATCTGGCCGGGCCGGGTGATGGTGGACGCGGTGAACCTGGGCGACGTGTGGCCGCATCCCGCGCTGGGGTCGGTGGAGAGCCTGGAGGCGCTGGTGCCCTTCCACAAGCTGTCGCAGTGGATGACGTATTCCCTGGTGGAGCCGCTGTCCGATGCGGGCGTGGTCGTGACGGAGCTGGATGGCCTCACCGGCCTGCCCGAGTACCGCAACGGCGGCCTGCTGGTGGACCTGGGCGTGCTGTCGCCTCGGGAGCCGCGCCTCTTCACGCAGTCCTTTCACCCGGGTGACGAGCCCATCGTGGAGTGGCGCGCGCTGACGGTGGCGCTGCTGGACCGGGTGGCGGCGCTGGTGCGTGGCCGGCTGGGCCTGAGCGCGGAGGAGCTGCCGCTGGGGAAGGTGCTCCAGGGTGGCACGTGGACCGCGGGCCGGCGCGTGGCGGCGGAGCGGCGTCCCGGGGGTGGGCCGCCCATCCGCGTGGACAGTGACGGCACGGTGTTCTGA
- the upp gene encoding uracil phosphoribosyltransferase — protein sequence MEFPNCTVVDHPLVKHKLTQMRRVETSTASFRALLQEISLLLAYEALRDLKVREEDIQTPMARTMAPVLDGKKLVLVAIMRAGQGILDGMLQLVPSARVGHIGLYRDPETLSPVEYYYRVPGQLADRDVVVCDPMLATGNSAVAALQRLKKSKPGSLRFVCLLACPEGLTNLREHHPDVHVYTAAIDERLDEHGYILPGLGDAGDRLFGTK from the coding sequence ATGGAATTTCCGAACTGCACGGTGGTGGACCACCCGCTGGTGAAGCACAAGCTCACGCAGATGCGCCGCGTGGAGACGAGCACCGCCTCCTTCCGGGCGCTGCTCCAGGAAATCTCACTGCTGCTCGCCTACGAGGCCCTGAGAGACCTCAAGGTGCGCGAGGAGGACATCCAGACGCCCATGGCGCGCACGATGGCGCCGGTGCTGGACGGCAAGAAGCTGGTGCTGGTGGCCATCATGCGCGCGGGGCAGGGCATCCTCGACGGGATGCTGCAGTTGGTGCCCTCCGCGCGCGTGGGGCACATCGGCCTGTACCGGGACCCGGAGACGCTGTCGCCGGTGGAGTACTACTACCGCGTACCCGGCCAGCTCGCGGACCGGGACGTGGTGGTGTGCGACCCGATGCTCGCCACGGGGAACTCGGCGGTGGCCGCGCTCCAGCGATTGAAGAAGAGCAAGCCCGGCTCGCTGCGCTTCGTGTGTCTGCTGGCGTGCCCGGAGGGCCTGACGAACCTGCGCGAGCACCACCCGGACGTCCACGTCTACACCGCGGCCATCGACGAGCGGCTGGACGAGCACGGCTACATCCTCCCGGGCCTGGGCGATGCGGGAGACCGGCTGTTCGGGACCAAGTAG
- a CDS encoding TIGR02269 family lipoprotein — MTVRRPHALWLLLAVSLLGCSTVAHDERRRGPNEDQEVCRPSDDAPCVAVQCTLDVCGLYFCEDVAPEVQPVRFPPARPPVAAAPGSGPRRNWGRDTKRSNGAVPVMVFPNWNGARERAVPPSHQRPAGRFEKHHIFPQAELLARWFERQGVKIHNYTLPIPRDLHRKIHGGDGRGGAWNQAWRDFMLANPRATPEEIYRHAGELIYRFQLLGGPIQSYYSRPGT, encoded by the coding sequence ATGACTGTGCGACGCCCCCATGCGCTCTGGCTCCTGCTGGCCGTGTCCCTGCTGGGCTGTTCGACCGTTGCGCATGACGAACGCCGGAGAGGACCGAACGAAGACCAGGAGGTGTGTCGCCCCTCCGACGACGCTCCATGTGTCGCGGTCCAGTGCACCCTCGACGTGTGCGGGCTCTACTTCTGCGAAGACGTTGCCCCTGAAGTCCAGCCGGTGCGCTTCCCTCCCGCACGCCCTCCAGTCGCAGCCGCGCCAGGAAGCGGGCCCCGCCGGAACTGGGGACGCGACACGAAGCGCTCGAACGGCGCTGTACCCGTCATGGTCTTTCCGAACTGGAATGGGGCTCGTGAGCGCGCAGTCCCGCCCTCACACCAGCGTCCAGCCGGCCGCTTCGAGAAGCACCACATCTTCCCGCAGGCCGAGCTGCTCGCCAGGTGGTTCGAGCGGCAGGGCGTCAAGATTCACAACTACACCCTCCCGATTCCCCGCGACCTCCACCGGAAGATTCACGGCGGCGATGGCCGGGGTGGCGCCTGGAATCAGGCTTGGCGCGACTTCATGCTGGCCAATCCCAGGGCCACACCTGAGGAAATCTATCGACACGCGGGGGAACTCATCTACCGCTTCCAACTTCTGGGCGGCCCCATCCAGTCGTACTACTCCCGCCCTGGAACATGA
- a CDS encoding GTP cyclohydrolase II produces the protein MAEKKNPNHIRLTSHPDGDVPSVPIHWGAGEPTRRGPVVATLTEAGHRNVIGTHAGAYAVYRALAVAAGMLPQDHRADLKNTAPAAQVGPHPSWSDPQRIVSLDPWGAIAPQAFRPFAEQGIDFRPTIAVTKAHINFPEVRDAIEAGRLKPDGDLLRDNGDIKVTKAAVDPVWYLPGIAKRFGMTESALRRGLFEQTGGMFPELITRPDLHVFLPPIGGLTLYVFGGIETLADRDVPLTARVHDECNGSDVFGSDICTCRPYLAHGIEECVRTAQAGGAGLIVYLRKEGRALGEVTKFLVYNARKRQEGGDSAATYFQRTECVAGVQDMRFQELMPDVLHWLGITRIHRFVSMSDMKHDAITRSGIEILERVPIPDELIPADAKVEMEAKKAAGYFTQGPVADAAGLAQVKGRDLDV, from the coding sequence ATGGCCGAGAAGAAGAATCCCAATCACATCCGCCTCACCTCCCACCCGGATGGCGACGTTCCCAGTGTCCCCATCCACTGGGGAGCCGGTGAGCCGACGCGCCGGGGCCCCGTCGTGGCCACGCTGACGGAGGCCGGGCACCGCAACGTCATCGGCACGCATGCCGGCGCGTACGCGGTGTACCGCGCGCTCGCCGTGGCCGCGGGCATGCTGCCGCAGGACCACCGCGCGGACCTGAAGAACACCGCGCCCGCCGCGCAGGTGGGGCCGCATCCGTCGTGGAGCGACCCGCAGCGCATCGTCTCGCTGGACCCGTGGGGTGCCATCGCGCCGCAGGCGTTCCGGCCTTTCGCGGAGCAGGGCATCGACTTCCGGCCGACCATCGCCGTCACCAAGGCGCACATCAACTTCCCCGAGGTGCGCGACGCCATCGAGGCCGGGCGCCTGAAGCCGGACGGGGACCTGCTGCGCGACAACGGCGACATCAAGGTGACCAAGGCCGCGGTGGACCCGGTGTGGTACCTGCCGGGTATCGCGAAGCGCTTCGGCATGACGGAGAGCGCGCTGCGCCGCGGCCTCTTCGAGCAGACGGGCGGCATGTTCCCGGAGCTGATTACGCGCCCGGACCTGCACGTCTTCCTTCCGCCCATCGGCGGGCTGACGTTGTACGTCTTCGGCGGCATCGAGACGCTGGCGGACCGGGACGTGCCGCTGACAGCGCGCGTGCATGACGAGTGCAATGGCTCCGACGTGTTCGGCAGCGACATCTGCACCTGCCGGCCCTACCTGGCGCACGGCATCGAGGAGTGCGTGCGCACGGCGCAGGCGGGCGGCGCGGGGCTCATCGTCTACCTGCGCAAGGAAGGCCGGGCGCTGGGCGAGGTGACGAAGTTCCTCGTGTACAACGCGCGCAAGCGGCAGGAGGGCGGCGACTCCGCGGCCACCTACTTCCAGCGCACCGAGTGCGTGGCCGGCGTGCAGGACATGCGCTTCCAGGAGCTGATGCCGGACGTGCTGCACTGGCTGGGCATCACCCGCATCCACCGCTTCGTGTCGATGAGCGACATGAAGCACGACGCGATTACGCGCTCGGGCATCGAAATCCTGGAGCGCGTCCCCATCCCCGACGAGCTCATCCCCGCCGACGCGAAGGTGGAGATGGAGGCGAAGAAGGCCGCGGGCTACTTCACGCAAGGGCCGGTGGCGGACGCTGCGGGGCTGGCGCAGGTGAAGGGACGGGACCTCGATGTCTGA